One genomic window of Papaver somniferum cultivar HN1 unplaced genomic scaffold, ASM357369v1 unplaced-scaffold_0, whole genome shotgun sequence includes the following:
- the LOC113325869 gene encoding uncharacterized protein LOC113325869 — MLGSVDCMHFRRKNCPTAWAGTFHGHEKKPTIILEAVASYDRWFWHGFFGMPGSNNDLNVLAQSPLFDKMVNGLASPCNYRINGHIYDKGYYLADNIYPKLSCIVQSFKILLPNQPANTLFNRYQQAKRKDVERAFGTLQNKFQIKKKPAMYWDKEDINFIIKDCLILHNMVIENEKRNLDWGQVVNEPIRQVTGMPRSYHELRNDEAYLQLRNDLVQHIWIRHGLGLRDAEMPP; from the coding sequence ATGCTTGGAagtgttgattgtatgcattTTCGGCGGAAGAATTGTCCAACAGCATGGGCAGGTACGTTCCATGGACATGAGAAAAAACCTACCATCATCTTAGAAGCCGTGGCATCATATGATcggtggttttggcatggtttctttGGAATGCCAGGGTCGAACAACGATTTGAACGTCTTGGCTCAATCTCCACTTTTTGATAAGATGGTTAATGGTTTAGCATCTCCTTGTAATTATCGCATCAATGGCCACATCTACGACAAGGGTTACTACTTAGCGGATAATATATATCCAAAATTGTCTTGTATTGTGCAGTCATTCAAAATTCTTCTTCCAAATCAGCCAGCTAATACGTTGTTCAATAGATACCAACAAGCGAAGAGAAAGGATGTTGAAAGGGCTTTTGGAACTCTCCAAAACAagtttcaaataaaaaaaaagccaGCAATGTATTGGGATAAGGAGGATATAAACTTTATTATCAAAGATTGTTTGATtttgcataacatggtcattgagaATGAAAAACGTAACTTAGATTGGGGTCAAGTCGTGAACGAACCAATACGACAGGTTACTGGAATGCCGAGGTCATACCACGAGTTAAGGAATGATGAGGCATATCTCCAACTCCGCAATGATCTTGTTCAGCACATTTGGATACGACATGGACTAGGTCTCAGAGACGCTGAAATGCCACCATAA